The stretch of DNA GATGCTCTGGTGTTTTTGGATGAGGTCTTACCCATACAGCCATACTGTGTTCACCAGAATAtaccatccttttttttttttagcacaaaCATTTATAAACGACGGagaaatgtcataaaaatgttttaaaaaaacaaggatTTGCTTCATTTACTGGCAACCTTCCATTACAAGTAAGCACTCAGAAatggaatacacacacacacacacacacacacacacacgggccaTGCACCACATCTGCTCATTCACCCACAAGTCAAAGGAAGTTTACTTACATTTTCACCAACTCAGAAAAATCCCACAAGTTgtcccgttctctctctctctctctctctctctctctctctctctctctctctccctctctctctctctctctctctctctctctttctctccctctctctctctctctctctctctctctctctctcacacacacacacacacacacacaactgtgtcCGCCCGGAGGTGCTCTTCTAAGCATGCAAGCAAATAAtgaagaaggagagggaaacgtttaaaaacttttttggggggtgaacttgtgtgtgtctctgcgctGGGAGTGGGACAGGCggagcgttgtgtgtgtgtgtgtgagtgtgtgtgtgtgtgtgtgtgtgtgtgccattctTCCCAGTCCATTTCAGCGCACACCACAGGAAACGCAGTAGCTGATCCAAGTTCAAAGTCACAACTGCCGACCCTTATAAGAAGCTCCTTATTTTctcggggaaaaaaagaaaagagaaaaaacctTCCTCACATAAAGAGCAAAgcgaaattaaaaaaaataaattaaaaaaggaagaaatattCGATCGGGTATGAGAGGCACATGCTGCTTCTGCTTGGAGAAGAAAAGGGGGTCCTGcctattgaaaaataaatccccCCAAGACCAGTATTTCAACAGGTTCCATATCAGCAATATGCACACCGAGACCTGGCCCCGCCGATTATTTAAGACTAAATTACAGGATGTGATATCTGAAGTATGACACAGCTAATCAATAAAGTCAGCAGTCCCGATCACATAAAGGCgcagtgcaggtgtgtgtgtgtgtgtgtgcgtgtgtgtgcgtgtgtgtgtgtgtgtgtgtgtgtgtgtgtgtgtgcgttataGTTGAGGGGCCAAAGGCGTAATATTCCTCCTCTCTGCTATCATGACAATATCAATATGTTGACACACTGGAAGGTTACTTGCGTGGCTCCCGTGACCTTGTGTTTCATGGATGTTTGACCCCATGACCCGTTAAGACCACATATGTAGCTCCCTTGACTCCTTTTGGTAAAATAACTCTGTTTATGACAAAGCCTCTTTGTTTTagagcgagggggagagagagagagagagagagagagagaagctatAAGTCAATACAAATTAACCCGTTCCGTCCAGAAAGTTCAAAGAGTTTCTTCCTATCGCGTTAAGAGATGTGCTGCATTGATCCATTTCCGTCCTTTTTGGCAGAATATGAcgaatatgattttttttctttttttaagcgaTATTCGCAAATTGTCACGGTTAAAGCACAAGGGACCATGCCCCCCGTTACTATATTTCGCAGCAAAagtatatttattgttgttaattCCGTGCGGATTATAGGTCTCATTTAATGTGGTGTTTCATGTAATGCGTATGAAATAGGGCCCCCTTTAAACAAATCATAAACAGTGCACCCACTGCTCTTCGTGTGTTTTATGAGTTTCCAGATGCTCTCATTGGAGCtggacatgttttatttattttacaaaataactacacgtggatatttttcttctttctttttttttttaaatgatcaaaaatACAGATGTGACAGAGTCAGTGTGCAAATAAATACGAGCAGCTGTtcatgaacaataaactggagcAGGCAGAACAACCTCGTCGAACTGTTAATTAAAGcacatatattgttgttgttattgttactattattgttattatgtatttattttttgctggaCAATACCACGTTATATATCAGATGTaccaaaaaaaagtttggaCACACAGTTTCTCAACATTTGTTTCAGTTGCTGAATATCAAGTTCATAAATCAGCGGAGCGCTTGCAACAGGCCCCATAACATGTAAAGCCTTTCCTCTCGAGCACGGTGGAAATCAATTATAGAACATGGTCCTGAGTGGAGAAATGTGCTGTTCATTATGTACTTGAAgtttttacttcttctttttttttttttttttgagggtgggggtgggggtgggggggggggggggcgcagctCCCGTTCGAGTTACAGAAACTCGGATGACGTGGGGATTTTGTAGTTTTGAGGCCAGCTCGCGCAGATCGATCGGAAAGGTGTCTGGATGAAGACGTATCGATGACAGATCCCCGTCCTGCGGTCAAGCGGGGACTCTTCGAATGGCGTGACCCGTCCGATGGGCAACTCAAATACAAGTTAGTACATTGACAACCTCGCTTATAATCAAAAGGACACATGGGTGGTAAATAATGCTGAtactaattatatttttttttaaatacatggcACCTTTTACAGGTCCGAGACATTGACTGGAGACTAATAAAGGCCACGCTGTGATACTCATATCTTAGTTTATAACTCACGCTTAAGGTCGGCCTTCACTTGTTATATATTTAAGCCAagagaaattaatttaatgggatttttttttattgaggcaTTGTGAAAAAGTGCCTgcactaataataatttatgACATGTTTATTGGTTTTTCGTAACTGATTAGGTTGACAGCCTACACTACCCATAATTAAATTTAAAGCTTCTTTGAATTGAAGTGCAGCAGTCATATTATTGATATGTATTGGGAAGGGACTGCAATGaacttccttctttttttatatataaataacaaaccGGTATTAAATATTTCtatgattatttaatttaacgTAATGTATTTATATCCAATCACCAATTTACGTTCCCTTTTTTTCAGTGAAATAGTTTGTATAATTTAGACATGCAATAACTTTCCACAGGTTCGCTTTTCGTATGTTATATTTCCCTGAAAAAATCATGTTAAAGTCTTGGGAGATACATATTATTTTCAAAATTCcttctggaaaaaaagaaaaaagaagatccAGCCACACGCTTAATGAATGCGCCCTCGCCGTTGTCCCCTTTACGCATACACTGGTCACATACATCTCTCCGCCAGCAGcgggcttctctctctctctctctctctctctctctctctctctctctctctctctctctctctctctctctctctctctctcgcgctcgcTCTCCCACCAGCGACATCAAATCAATAGTGAAGGCACTTTAGCAGAGATAAACTGGGCTGCATTTGTCACATACAAACCGACACGTCGGTCATCCACATGCGCCAGTAAAACACGGAGAGAGCCTcgctaaaaacacacacacacacacacacacacacaccaacaacaacaacaaaaaaacgaaaacaacaacacaggtctGCCGGTAACTTTGTGAGTACAACTTTTTGGAGTCAACAGCGATAAAGAGAGTGAGGGGGCGGAACCCTGCTGAGCCCCTGCGCTGAACGACAGCCAATCGCTTCGTTCTCCTAACTGCCAGTCACCAAAATCCGTCCAATACCCGCGGTGCCATTTCTAAACTGTATTCCCCACTGTGTCCTCCAACTGTTGTATGTTCTGCCAATCGCTTGAGGACAGAGTGGGAAAGGGGAGCAAGCAGAGTTAGAAGCCGGACAAAAGAACTCATAGAGCCCcttatatacatattttcctAATGTTTTAGAGAGCGTGGCGGGGTGAGAAACAATCGCGGATGGACTTGTCAGAGTAGTTATGGAGCCCCCTTTAAGCAAGAGGAATCCGGCGTTAAGACTAGCGGATTTGGCAGCGACTCAACCCCTTCCTCATCAGAATATGACAGGCTTCCCGGGGCTAGGGGGGCATCACCCTCTCTCCCACCATGCCCACCTCCACCCTGGGGAGCTGGGCAACGACCCCGGAGTGGCACTCACTCCATTTGGACCAGAGCACATGGCACAGACGAACGCTCTGAAACTTAGCCCGTCTCACCACATCCAGAGCCACCACGAAGCCCAGACCGCGGCGTCCTTCACTTCAGCCCAGACCACAGTCGGTTTCCCCGTGGCTCACCCCCACTCAGGCTACTCAAGCAGCAGGGACTTCATCCTCAGGAGAGAACTCTCAGCCTCTGCTATGCATGCACTTGGCGACCAGCATAGTTCCGCCTCCTCCCCTCATCACCATGGCATGTTCATCTCCCCAACAGGTGCTTATGGGCACGCGGAGAGCGGGGCCCATTCGCTTTTCACTGGACTCCACGACCAGGCGTCCCCAGgtgcccaccaccaccaccatgccCTCAACGGGCAGATGCGCCTGGGTATACCGGGGGACATCTACGGCAGGCCGGAGCACTTCGGGCACAGGCCGGAGCACTATGGACCGTCTTCCCTCCACAGCTACAACTCCATGAACCTCAACGTGAACATCGCGTCTGCTCCTCACGGAGCGGCGGGGGCGTTTTTGAGATACATGCGGCAGCCCATCAAGCAGGAGCTGATCTGCAAGTGGATCGACCAGGATCAGAGTCAGAAGAAGCCCTGCTCGAAGACGTACGGCACCATGCACGAGCTGGTCAACCACGTCACGGTGGAGCACGTCGGGGGACCGGAGCAGAGCTCCCATGTCTGTTTCTGGGAGGAATGTCCGCGCGAAGGGAAGGCTTTCAAGGCGAAGTACAAACTGATCAATCACATCCGAGTCCACACCGGGGAGAAGCCCTTCCCGTGTCCGTTCCCCGGTTGTGGGAAAGTGTTCGCGCGATCGGAGAATTTAAAGATTCACAAGAGGACGCACACAGGTCAGTACTTCTATTTGTGTCATctggggttggggggtggggggggagaaaatGTGGTATTTATGGTGGTATTTGGTATTTAGATCGTAAACGGGTGGGGAGAGGCACCGTGCGTAAATGTGCACGcgtacaaaaaataaataaaaatggtcaAAGAAAAGTTGTATTCAGTGACGCCTTTTGCACGGTGAgtgtttcatttcctttctttaaatataaacGCGTGAGGCGGATTAACGGCATATGATTTGTAAAACGTGCTTACGTATACGTGCGGGACGGCGCTGGAACACGCGCACATGTAATTATCCTCAGGCGTGGGACGTCTACGCCAGTTTTATGTGGCGACGAGTGCGcgcgtgtgagcgtgtgtgtgtgcgtgtgtgtgtgtgtgcggcacGGTGTCCGATATGTACACACTGAGACATGTATGAGTTGGTATAAACTCTGAGCTGTAGGCTGACAAATCGCCCCAAAAGCATCCAAAAACAACAGCGTCGAGGGGAATCGTCGGCCAGAGTTGCGCAATGCTTAAAAGTTTAAGACTGTGAGAAACAGCATTCTAGCTTTCCACGACATTCGAATCTCGCGAGTGCTTATTTTGAgagcagttgttgttgttgttgttgttgtggttgttgtggttgttgttgtcgttattACACAGATTGAGATTGGTCGTGTTTGGGCTAACGTGGCTCTTTTCTCTTTTGGCCTCGTACCACCAGCACCGACGGGCCTCTGCGCCTCGCAGAACGATGTACAACCCACAGGGAAACACACCCAAAAGATACAAGTCACGAGGAAGCCACGGCTACGCCTTCTGAGCGCGTGTCACTTTGAGAACGCACGCTTTGACATCATGTGCACTGGATGCAACTTCATACAAACAAGAAGTGTTTCCCATTTAAAagtgacagtgtgtgtagtgtagttaTGACCAGAGAGTCCACTACGGTATGAATAATCCTGGTGGTCTCCtggacccccctcccccccccccacacacacacacacacacatgtatgcatgtaacCAGAAGGCCTAGAGGCATGTTACACGTGTTCACACTAGAAAATGCTTGGGAACAAGTGGGTGTGCAGCAGTGGTGGCTGCAGATGTTTAGTGAATAAGCTCTAGTGaggaggacccccccccccccacagctaATGAAAAATCCCCCTGCATGCTTGGATTTATTAATGGTGGTATATGAGGAAATGCATGTGCACACCTTCAGATGCGTGAGAGAAAATGtatggaaaaaaacagaaacacccCCTCGTGGAGACTCGTCCACGACGTTTATTTTGCACGTGACTGCATctgctttctccttttttttttcctacccCCTCCAGGAGAGAAACCCTTCAAGTGCGAGTTCGACGGCTGCGACAGAAAATTCGCCAACAGCAGCGACCGGAAGAAGCACTCCCACGTCCACACCAGCGACAAGCCGTACTACTGCAAGGTCCGCGGCTGCGACAAGTCCTACACGCACCCGAGCTCGCTGCGGAAGCACATGAAGGTGCACTGCAAGTCCCCGCCGCCCccaaacaccaccaccaccaccaccaacaacaacaacaacaacaacaccaacaccgTCTCCTATATATCCTCCACGAACCCCCTCGGGGACCCTCTGTCTCCCCACTCGGAGCTGCACAGGAACCGAACCTCCGCGAACCTCTCCCCTCAGGTCACCAACCTCAACGAGTGGTACGTGTGCCAGGGCAGCGGCGgaccccaccacctccacaccccCTCCAGCGACGTGCCAACgtcggacgaggacgaggactcTTTCAGAAATTCAGACCCGAGGACAATGCtctgatgcccccccccaccgcaCCGTTTTTGACCACGTGACTGTCAGACTTGTCATCTAGGAAGTaaggtgacccctgacctttcctGAAATGTAGATCAAagctgtcaaaataaaacatctgacaTCAGAACTGACATTTAaagtcttattttgaaaggaccaACCACTTCAAAGTGAGCCAATTTCTGAACAGAACATTCCAacaagtgttattattatttttccaagAGCAATATGCAGGGTTTCATCATCTGCGTGGCTTCAGACTCAACTGGTGTGCTAAAATGACATGTTTCACGTGACCTCCCATCACCCCCCGGAGCAGTTTAATAACTCGCCTGCTATCAATCACTGTCATATTCCAGACATTTAAGCAAAACAAATGGTACTGCTCGTAGCCTGGAGAATGGCAGCAGAGCAAATGTTGATGGACACAATTTAGaagatgagttttttttaattctatgtGATTTCTGTAAGATGTGGTACAAACTTTGATAAACCAAtaaggacaacaaaaaaaaaaaaaggcaaacatctGAGTGTCTTATGAGGTTCTCATTTACCTTTTCAGATTTATAGAATACATGTGTTTGGATGGaattttgtaatatttaagAACTATTTAAGACTATATTTTATGCAAAATTACACAAGTGTTATGCTCGTTAAAAAGTACGAGTAAGTCCCTTGAGACCCTAAATGTCTACACTGACAGGCTTTGGCCCTGTAggatttgtatatatgtaattgTACTGATGCTTGTGAATGTTGTGTAGTTTTTAAttacaataagaaaaaaaaaatgttgttttgtacattattatttatttgctgGTATCAATGTTGTACTGGAACTACAGGAACACCAAAGAATAATAATATCAGTTTTGGTGATGCATATTAGCCTACcctgctgatgtttttttaatgttttttttaattcatcttaATTTTCTGGGGTTTAAATTTTTTGtgtaaaagaagaaacatttactTGAATAGGCTGTGTAATGTGAAAAGTCCCTCTCTCGCATGCCTTTTGTAGTGACCTGTCTTTCTCTTTGAGGTGCACGTTGGACATGATGgatataaaaaagaagaaaaaagatgaacCAGCTATGATTGTGCAGACCCTTGAtgttcacattttttatttgcaatatAAAtttcatgattaaaaaaaattaataaaaaaaacatcaggacATATACAGTCAATAATTAACACGTGTCCAATTCTTACGATTAATGGGTGATTAATACGAGTTTTTGGAGATTAGAGAATCAAAGAGTGCAAATGGACTGGTTACATGCAAATCCAGCtagtaaaatgtatatttcttttcGGGAGAGTTGCAATGTTTTTGTCAAATAATGACCTTTTTGAATGTGCAATGTAAATACGAGTCAACAAAACATTAATGCCATTCTCAAATGGCATGAAAAAGCAGAAGTGTTCACCTCCTATCCAGACATTTCTATGACATATTCACAGTTCTGTGAGAGGGGAAAAGGCCCAACAGGCCCGAGGAGGCTGGTATGAAGTAATCACAGAGCTAATGGGTAAACGTATAGCCCCCTGATGGCTGAAAGGCGGCCACGGCACAAAGCGAGGCCGAGTCATGAATCATTCAtgggggaaaaataaaaaagatttttaaaaagctatcTTGACAGGGCCTTGTATGGTAGTGTATACAACAAGTCCCCCCTCATCGCCCCTTTCTTATTTCctccattaaaacacacaatctCACTTTCAAAGAGTTGCTCGTCCAGTTccatagaatacaaataaatgtgaccAGCATGTCCTGCGCCACTTCAAAGGCTCAGCTCGTGAGAGAAGGGGCCGGGGGCCGAGGGCTGGGGGCCGGGGGCCGGGGGCCGGGCTGCTGCGTGAGAGGTTCTGTGAGGAGACGCTCACGTTTGAATGTGTCTCGTTAGAATAACACACTAACTGCCTCTAAATGAACCGAGAGCAAGCAGCTCAGGGAGAACCGTCTCTCCAGCGCCGGCACGGACACACCGGTATTTGGAGACATCGAATTTGACAAAATCCAagtacagagacacacacgcacacacacaaacacacacacacacacacacacatattctaaGCTTCCAACCTGCTTAATTAAGACACTTGACTCAGGTCAACCAGGAGGATGTTGGAACTGTGGCTATAAAATGCAAACACTCAATCAGCACTGGAGTGCCAATATTCTCAAATACtacgccccccaccccccatacacacacacacaaacgcacacacttcaGCAGCATTATGAgacttctttatttaaaaggcgACAAATGTAGGTTTGTTTAGCTGTATTCATGGGGCTTTATCAATTTTATAGCCGCCCTCTATGAGCATTTCTAAAAAGAACACTTCATCTGCTGCTTCATTCAGCGTAGGGAGAACTTGAGGGCCTCCTCTCGCTTTGTGCGCCGACGTTTTTATAGGGCTCAGactctaaccccccccccccaaaaaaaaagagcccgCTCTTGTAGCTCCTGTTTGGAAACAAGGGCTCCATgaattttgcacaaaaaaaacacagttccTACGACatttcaaaaagaagaagaagaagaagaaaaagaagaagaagaagaagaagaagaagaagaagaagaagaagaaggagggagacttaataaaaaaagaagagaagaaggagtgaAGCAGTCACCCTTCAGTGAGAAACGCTTTGAAGTAGAACTTATTATCCGAGGAATACTTTTTGGTTGTCCCAACGACGCGGCTGAAAGGGGAAAGGCGCTCCCTTTGTCCGCGATTTGTTCTCCTTTAGTGGGATGCCCGTGGAAATCACTTACATGGGCCACCTTAACATACTGCCTGCAAATCAGTAACCGGCGGAGTCAGACATGCAGACGCCACttcggatggggggggggggggggatgaggggggggggggggggggggggggggggtcttcttcttctcctcctcctcctcgcggGGCTGGAAGATAATTCCTGACGCGCGTGGaaccaaaacaaatgtcttGTCAGACTTCACGAGCATCATCCAGCTCCTGAATGCTGTCGATGCAGCGTGTGAAGGGATAACAAAAcacaacccaaaaaaaaacagacacatatATTTAGGGTCATTTGATCCGAACACCTGCGCCTGCGTGGTCAGAGCGCTCGGCTCGAAGGCGACATTGAAGCCTTTtaggatatatatttattattctttttacgaggcttatttttttttctgtgaagaaGAAAGCAGCATCCCTCCACTCCAACACCACAGCACCACAACACCACCACTCCCATCCGCACTGAACAGCAGCACCCTGGGATTTTTTAGCACTAATCTTCCTCCTAAATATGACAAGTGACTAATAAGAAGTGGGCGAGGACCCCTGAAATAAAGAACACAGTAACATCATCACAGTAGATTGGCCATATTTAGTGACGTTGGAGCCGGATAAGGTGAGAAGTGTAAATACAGGCCATGATGTTCCAGAGGGGTTACGTGAACCCTCGTTTTTTATGTTGCCTTA from Cyclopterus lumpus isolate fCycLum1 chromosome 21, fCycLum1.pri, whole genome shotgun sequence encodes:
- the zic5 gene encoding zinc finger protein ZIC 5 isoform X4 yields the protein MGNSNTSAYGHAESGAHSLFTGLHDQASPGAHHHHHALNGQMRLGIPGDIYGRPEHFGHRPEHYGPSSLHSYNSMNLNVNIASAPHGAAGAFLRYMRQPIKQELICKWIDQDQSQKKPCSKTYGTMHELVNHVTVEHVGGPEQSSHVCFWEECPREGKAFKAKYKLINHIRVHTGEKPFPCPFPGCGKVFARSENLKIHKRTHTGEKPFKCEFDGCDRKFANSSDRKKHSHVHTSDKPYYCKVRGCDKSYTHPSSLRKHMKVHCKSPPPPNTTTTTTNNNNNNNTNTVSYISSTNPLGDPLSPHSELHRNRTSANLSPQVTNLNEWYVCQGSGGPHHLHTPSSDVPTSDEDEDSFRNSDPRTML
- the zic5 gene encoding zinc finger protein ZIC 5 isoform X1, translated to MEPPLSKRNPALRLADLAATQPLPHQNMTGFPGLGGHHPLSHHAHLHPGELGNDPGVALTPFGPEHMAQTNALKLSPSHHIQSHHEAQTAASFTSAQTTVGFPVAHPHSGYSSSRDFILRRELSASAMHALGDQHSSASSPHHHGMFISPTGAYGHAESGAHSLFTGLHDQASPGAHHHHHALNGQMRLGIPGDIYGRPEHFGHRPEHYGPSSLHSYNSMNLNVNIASAPHGAAGAFLRYMRQPIKQELICKWIDQDQSQKKPCSKTYGTMHELVNHVTVEHVGGPEQSSHVCFWEECPREGKAFKAKYKLINHIRVHTGEKPFPCPFPGCGKVFARSENLKIHKRTHTGQRETLQVRVRRLRQKIRQQQRPEEALPRPHQRQAVLLQGPRLRQVLHAPELAAEAHEGALQVPAAPKHHHHHHQQQQQQQHQHRLLYILHEPPRGPSVSPLGAAQEPNLREPLPSGHQPQRVVRVPGQRRTPPPPHPLQRRANVGRGRGLFQKFRPEDNALMPPPTAPFLTT
- the zic5 gene encoding zinc finger protein ZIC 5 isoform X2, which codes for MEPPLSKRNPALRLADLAATQPLPHQNMTGFPGLGGHHPLSHHAHLHPGELGNDPGVALTPFGPEHMAQTNALKLSPSHHIQSHHEAQTAASFTSAQTTVGFPVAHPHSGYSSSRDFILRRELSASAMHALGDQHSSASSPHHHGMFISPTGAYGHAESGAHSLFTGLHDQASPGAHHHHHALNGQMRLGIPGDIYGRPEHFGHRPEHYGPSSLHSYNSMNLNVNIASAPHGAAGAFLRYMRQPIKQELICKWIDQDQSQKKPCSKTYGTMHELVNHVTVEHVGGPEQSSHVCFWEECPREGKAFKAKYKLINHIRVHTGEKPFPCPFPGCGKVFARSENLKIHKRTHTGEKPFKCEFDGCDRKFANSSDRKKHSHVHTSDKPYYCKVRGCDKSYTHPSSLRKHMKVHCKSPPPPNTTTTTTNNNNNNNTNTVSYISSTNPLGDPLSPHSELHRNRTSANLSPQVTNLNEWYVCQGSGGPHHLHTPSSDVPTSDEDEDSFRNSDPRTML
- the zic5 gene encoding zinc finger protein ZIC 5 isoform X3, producing MEPPLSKRNPALRLADLAATQPLPHQNMTGFPGLGGHHPLSHHAHLHPGELGNDPGVALTPFGPEHMAQTNALKLSPSHHIQSHHEAQTAASFTSAQTTVGFPVAHPHSGYSSSRDFILRRELSASAMHALGDQHSSASSPHHHGMFISPTGAYGHAESGAHSLFTGLHDQASPGAHHHHHALNGQMRLGIPGDIYGRPEHFGHRPEHYGPSSLHSYNSMNLNVNIASAPHGAAGAFLRYMRQPIKQELICKWIDQDQSQKKPCSKTYGTMHELVNHVTVEHVGGPEQSSHVCFWEECPREGKAFKAKYKLINHIRVHTGEKPFPCPFPGCGKVFARSENLKIHKRTHTAPTGLCASQNDVQPTGKHTQKIQVTRKPRLRLLSACHFENARFDIMCTGCNFIQTRSVSHLKVTVCVV